Within Candidatus Atribacteria bacterium, the genomic segment ATTCCCGGGTAATAAGCCAATATTTTCTATAAAGCCTCCCTTGATTTCAATTTCTATTGGCTTCTTATCAAAAACAGAAATACCCTTTATTTTCGTAATTTTTCCTTCCATAATTTTACTTTCCTATCGATTTCTTGGATAAAATCACCTTTAGCATTGGTATAGCTTTCCACATCGTAAATATATTTATTTGCTAATTTTTCTTTTAATTTTGAATATTCCTGTCCTTTATCCGGATGAGAAATTAAATATTCTTTAAAACTGATATGTCTTTCAATTTCTTTATC encodes:
- a CDS encoding GrpB family protein, coding for AIPGIKSKPIIDILVEVKDIKAVDRYNHKMEELGYKAMGEYGIPKRRFFKKGKNKRTHHIHVFQEGDKEIERHISFKEYLISHPDKGQEYSKLKEKLANKYIYDVESYTNAKGDFIQEIDRKVKLWKEKLRK